Proteins encoded within one genomic window of Humulus lupulus chromosome 1, drHumLupu1.1, whole genome shotgun sequence:
- the LOC133830123 gene encoding uncharacterized protein LOC133830123, giving the protein MANVQAEVSNRKIKGILEKTVNTSRKDWSKKLDDSLWAYRTAFKTPIAYENARIYKENSKAFHDKRILRKDFQPGDKVLLLNSRLMLFLGKLKSRWSGSYTVVASLPYGTVQVHSEKTGHFKMNGHRLKHYLEGHVEKWKSVVILEPLLSEYKQESS; this is encoded by the exons ATGGCGAATGTCCAAGCTGAAGTGTCGAATAGGAAAATTAAAGGTATCTTAGAAAAGACAGTAAATACGTCGAGGAAGGATTGGTCGAAGAAGCTTgatgattcactttgggcttatcgcactgCATTTAAAACTCCGATTG cttatgagaatgcAAGAATCTATAAAGAGAATTCGAAGGCCTTTCATGATAAACGGATACTGAGGAAGGATTTTCAACCAGGAGATAAAGTGCTGCTATTGAATTCCAGACTTATGCTTTTTCTTGGTAAATTGAAGTCGAGATGGTCAGGATCGTACACGGTAGTTGCGTCACTTCCTTATGGCACTGTGCAAGTTCATAGTGAGAAGACAGGACATTTTAAGATGAATGGTCATAGGTTGAAGCATTATTTGGAGGGTCATGTGGAAAAATGGAAGTCCGTGGTGATTTTGGAACCACTTTTATCTGAATACAAACAAGAGTCCAGCTAA